AGCTCAGGTACATCAGTGGCTGGCTGGCCAGGGTGTTCAACAGGTTCATGGTCAGATCACATTGCCCAGCTGGAAGATTGGCAGGTACATGGCGATCACCAGGCTGCCCACCAGCAACCCCAGGATCAGCACGATCAACGGCTCGAGCATGGCCGTGAGGGTGTCGAGCAGGTGGTCGATGGCCTGTTCATAATGGCTGGCGATCCTGGCGAGCATATCGTCCAGCGTGCCGGCTGTCTCGCCAATGGCGCACATCTGCACCACCAGCGCCGGGAACAGCCCGCTGGTGCGCAACGCCACGTTCAAGGCCAGACCACTGGCAAGGTCGTCGCGCACCTTGTGCACCGCCTGCTCATACAACGGATTGCCGCAGGCCCCGGCAACCGGCCCCAGCGCCTCCACCAGCGGCACCCCGGCGGCAAACGAGGTCGACAGGGTGCGGGCAAAGCGGGCGAGGGCGGCATGCCGGAGCAGGCTGCCAAGCACCGGCAAGCGCAGCGCCACGCGCACCAGCCACAAACGCACCCCAGGCTTGTGCCGATAACCCCAAGCCAGCGCACTACAAGCGCCGCCAAACGTTATCAACAGCCACCCAAGGTGCGCGCCCAACCACTGCGACAAATTGATCACCTGTTGAGTAAACGCCGGCAGCTCGGCACCAAAACCGCCGAACAACGACTGAAAGCGCGGCACCACCTCCAGCAATAACAACGCCGACACCCCAAAGCCCACCAGCAACACCAGCAGAGGATAGGTCATGGCCTTTTTCAGCCGCATGCGCAGGGCCTGGCGTTGCTCCTGCAGCGCCGCCACCTGGGCCAGCACCGTCTCCAGGCTGCCGGACTGCTCACCGGCGTCCACCAGGTTGCAGTACAGCCGATCGAAGTACTGCGGGTGGCGGCGCAGGGCAGTGGCCAGGCTGCTGCCGGCGGCGATATCGGCCTTGATCGCCCCCAGCAGGCTGGCCAGCGCCGGGTTAGTGCTGCTCTGGGCCACTACATCCAACGCCTGCAACAGCGCCACCCCGGCCTTGACCAGGGTGGCCAGCTGGCGGCTGAACTGGCTCAGCGCCTTGCCATCCAGTGGCCGCCGCCATTGCCACAAC
This portion of the Pseudomonas sp. SORT22 genome encodes:
- a CDS encoding type II secretion system F family protein, whose amino-acid sequence is MTESNRMYSWQGTNAQGALISGQSAARSAALIRAQLRQRGIRPGRIASVRPPLWQWRRPLDGKALSQFSRQLATLVKAGVALLQALDVVAQSSTNPALASLLGAIKADIAAGSSLATALRRHPQYFDRLYCNLVDAGEQSGSLETVLAQVAALQEQRQALRMRLKKAMTYPLLVLLVGFGVSALLLLEVVPRFQSLFGGFGAELPAFTQQVINLSQWLGAHLGWLLITFGGACSALAWGYRHKPGVRLWLVRVALRLPVLGSLLRHAALARFARTLSTSFAAGVPLVEALGPVAGACGNPLYEQAVHKVRDDLASGLALNVALRTSGLFPALVVQMCAIGETAGTLDDMLARIASHYEQAIDHLLDTLTAMLEPLIVLILGLLVGSLVIAMYLPIFQLGNVI